The Deltaproteobacteria bacterium CG2_30_66_27 genome includes the window GAAAGACGACATGCTCCTCGAGTGCTGCCTCGCGGCCAAGGCGGATCTTCTCGTCACAGGGGATCTGGACCTTCTTTCCATAACCGATTTGCCTTTTGCCGTCGGAATCGTCACTCCTGCGGACTATCTGGCCGCAAAGGACAGGAAACGTTGAACCTCTACCACGATCGCACCACTTTCCCGTCACACACACTTTACAGAAATACCCTGTTCACTTGAAAAATGATGGCGCGCCCTGAGGGATTCGAACCCCCGGCCGCTTGATCCGAAGTCAAGCGCTCTATCCAGCTGAGCTAAGGGCGCGTCCGAGAGGAAAGTTATCGTACTATAAAGGAAATCCAGCGTCAACAGCCCCCCGGGGAAACCCCTCTTTCACCCCCCAAAAAGCAAGTTGTTTGCGCGGGGGGTGCAGTCTGTACGGCTCTCCCTTCCAGAATTCATAGGGACGCCTGGAAATATTTACGCTGATAACACCGTGGACCGATCACCGGGGACTTCATTCCGATCGAAGGCATTACTTCAATCGACCTTCTTGAAGTCGATGTAGCCCCGATCCACGTCCGTGTGAACCAGTTGCACGCGGACCCTGTGGCCCACATCGGCACCTTCGAACCCGTGGATCAACTTCCCTTCCACGGGGGGGTGTAAGAGACGGACCCACGTCCCCTTCTCCGAGGCACCGGTGACGATCGCATCGAACCGGTCCCCAATCCTCGATTCCAGCAGCATGGCCGCAGCCGACTTCCCGACTTTCCGTTCCACCTTGTTCGCGTCGTCTTCCTTCTCGGTGCAGTGGCGGGCCAGTCCCGCCAGTTCCTCTCTTCCATAAGGCAGGGGGGATCCCGACAACGCAGCCTTCAGCAACCGTTGCGTGACGAGGTCGGGGTAGCGGCGATTCGGGGCGGTGGAGTGCGTGTAGTCCCGGACCGCGAGCCCGAAGTGCCCGGGGGCCTCCTCTTCCGGAAATTCGACGACGTATTCCCCGCGCCCCATCAGCTTGACGATGGTAAGGGAGAGATCGGGGAATCGGAGAGGGTCGGCGGCTTTGCGGAGAGCCAGGAAATTCGCCAGGGCCGCCGAGTCGGGCTCCGATGGAAGAGGAACGTCGTACTGGGAGGCCACCTCGATGATCCGCTCCCATCGTTCCGGGGATCGGACCACCCGCCGCAGGGAGGGATATTTCCTCGCCATAAGGAAGCGCGCCGTCACCCCGTTGGCCGCGATCATGAAATCTTCGATGATCTCCTTCGCCCGGTTTTTCCTTTCGACCTCAAGATCCCGGATATCCTCTCCGTCAAACACCGGGCGCGCCTCGATCGTTTCCAGGTCCAGCGCGCCGTGCTCGTGCCGGAACGACTTCAGTTTCTGCGCCACGAGGTCCTGGGCCTTGAGGTTCGCGCCGAGCCCCTCCACGGCCGCGACCGGTCCCGGCATCGGCCCCATCCCCTCCAGCCAGGCTGCCACGCTGTTGTAGGCCAGCTTCGCCCGGTTGCAAACCGTGGCTCCGTAGATCTTCGACCCCCGGAGCAAGCCCTCCTCGCCGATCAACATCTCGATGACGATGGCCGGGCGGTCTTCCTGAAAGCCAAGCGACGTGAGATCGGTCGACAGTCTCTCGGGAAGCATCGGGAAGATCTCACCTGCCGTATAGACCGAAGTGGTGTTCTGCCGAGCGTGTTCGTCGATCGCCGAGCCTTTTTTCACGAGGCCGTCCACGTCAGCGATGGCGACGAGGACCTTCGTCGCGCCACCCGGAAGGGTCTCCGCCACGCTAAGCTGGTCCAGGTCGCGAGAGTCGTCGTTGTCGATCGAAGCCCAGAGAAGGCTTCGCAGATCGGGGCCCGGGCCGTTCCCACCGCCGGGAGGATCCGTGATCCGGGCGAGTTCTTCGAGCGCCCCGGTAGAAAAATCTGGTGCCATTCCCCGTTCGAGCATCGACAGGCGGGCGATCCGTTGCAGGGTAGAGCGTTGGCGACGTGCGTCCATCTCTCTTGATCCTCCCGGGGCAAAGATCCTGTCGTAGCGCGCGGCCCGAAGACGGTATACGGTGCCGGCCGATCGGAGGAATACTCGTTCAGCCCGGGAGAATCCCTCCCTTCCACCCCCGGCTCCGGTTACGGGCCCTCATGGGGTGGCCCTCCGTTCGCTGCTCTCAGTTGAAGCCCGCGATGGGGTGCGCCACGTACGGCGCCTCCAGTGCGGCGACTTCCTCTCCGGACAGTTGAACGGCGAGCGCCCCCACCGCCGTCTCGAGGTGCTCCATCTTCGTCGCGCCCACGATGGGGGCCGTCACGGCGTCATTCCGGAGCAGCCAGGCCAGGGCAATCTGGGCGTGAGGCAGGTTGCGCGTCCTCGCCAACTTGTCGACCCCGGCGAGCACTCGCTGGTCCGCCTCGGCCATCGACGAATAAAGCGTCTTGCCGAAGCGATCCGTCTCCGACCGCCTGGTCCCCCTCACCTCCGGCGCACGCGCCAGGCGACCTCGCGCGAGTGGACTCCACGGGATCAACCCGACACCCTGGTCGCGGCAGAGGGGCATCATCTCGCGCTCCTCCTCGCGGTACAGGAGGTTGTAGTGGTTCTGCATCGACACGAAACGCGTCCAGCCGTGTTTCTCCGCCACATACTGCGCCTTGGCGAATTGCCAGGCGTGCATGGACGACGCACCCAGGTACCGCGCCTTGCCCATGCGGACGACGTCGTGAAGCGCCTCCATCGTCTCTTCGATCGGCGTCGCGTCGTCCCAGCGATGAATCTGGTAGAGGTCGACGTAGTCCGTCCCGAGTCGCTTCAGGCTCGCGTCGATTTCGTGGAGGATCGCCTTGCGCGAGAGACCTCCGCCGTTCGGACCGGGGCGCATCACCCCCCAGACTTTCGTTGCGATGACGACCTCTTCGCGGCGAGCGAATTCCCGAAGCGCGCGGCCGGTGATCTCCTCGCTTGCCCCGAAGCTGTACACGTTGGCCGTGTCGAAGAAGTTGATCCCGAGCTCGATGGCGCGCTTGAAGAACGGCCGCGCCGCTTCCTCTTTCAGCGCCCACTCCCAGCGCAGAGTCGATCCCGCGACTGTCGCGGCGGGATCGCCGTAGCTCATGCAACCGAGGCAGATTCGAGAGACGGTGAGACCGGTGTTGCCGAGTCGTCGGTATCCCATGGTGGCCCCCATTCCATTCGACCTGCGTACTATTTCCGCAATGCCGGGTAGTCGGTGTATCCCTTGGGCCCAGGTGTGTAGAACGTCGCCATATCCGGCGCATTCACGACTGCGCCGGTCCTCCATCGAGCCACCAGGTCGGGATTGGCAAGGAAAGGTCGACCCACGGCGATGAGATCGCACTTGCCCGCGGCCAGGTCGCTTTCGGCACGCGCGGCATCGTACCCGCCGGAAAGAATCAACGTACGCTTGAACAGCTTGCGGAATGTCGCCTTCATGGAATCGGGCACCGGCGGCGCACCCATGGGCGAGTGATCCACGAGGTGGATGTAAAGCAGCT containing:
- a CDS encoding ribonuclease II; amino-acid sequence: MDARRQRSTLQRIARLSMLERGMAPDFSTGALEELARITDPPGGGNGPGPDLRSLLWASIDNDDSRDLDQLSVAETLPGGATKVLVAIADVDGLVKKGSAIDEHARQNTTSVYTAGEIFPMLPERLSTDLTSLGFQEDRPAIVIEMLIGEEGLLRGSKIYGATVCNRAKLAYNSVAAWLEGMGPMPGPVAAVEGLGANLKAQDLVAQKLKSFRHEHGALDLETIEARPVFDGEDIRDLEVERKNRAKEIIEDFMIAANGVTARFLMARKYPSLRRVVRSPERWERIIEVASQYDVPLPSEPDSAALANFLALRKAADPLRFPDLSLTIVKLMGRGEYVVEFPEEEAPGHFGLAVRDYTHSTAPNRRYPDLVTQRLLKAALSGSPLPYGREELAGLARHCTEKEDDANKVERKVGKSAAAMLLESRIGDRFDAIVTGASEKGTWVRLLHPPVEGKLIHGFEGADVGHRVRVQLVHTDVDRGYIDFKKVD